In the genome of Desulfomonilia bacterium, one region contains:
- the tnpB gene encoding IS66 family insertion sequence element accessory protein TnpB (TnpB, as the term is used for proteins encoded by IS66 family insertion elements, is considered an accessory protein, since TnpC, encoded by a neighboring gene, is a DDE family transposase.), with protein MLDFGAGTQVYLACGATDLRKSINGLAAIVKLRFKLDPYSKCLFVFCNRNHNLIKIIQWDGTGLWLLMKRLDKGNFRWPMTASDVKQVSIKELRWLLEGLSIEQSSAFKERHPGIVI; from the coding sequence ATGCTTGATTTTGGTGCTGGAACTCAAGTATATCTTGCATGTGGTGCCACTGATCTGCGTAAAAGCATTAATGGTCTTGCTGCTATTGTGAAACTTCGATTTAAACTGGATCCATATTCAAAGTGTCTGTTTGTATTTTGTAATAGAAATCATAACCTTATAAAAATAATTCAGTGGGATGGGACAGGTCTATGGCTTTTAATGAAGCGACTGGATAAAGGAAATTTTCGATGGCCCATGACTGCATCTGATGTAAAGCAAGTATCTATTAAAGAACTTCGATGGTTACTCGAAGGATTATCCATTGAGCAAAGCAGTGCGTTTAAGGAACGTCATCCAGGCATTGTAATTTAG